The Agromyces atrinae genome window below encodes:
- the atpD gene encoding F0F1 ATP synthase subunit beta, with protein sequence MTDTATVPAAAETTAGAVGRIARVTGPVVDIEFPHDSIPEIYNALKTTITIGDESTEITLEVAQHLGDDLVRAIALKPTDGLVRGQEVTDTGAAISVPVGDVTKGKVFNVIGEILNAEPGEKIEITERWPIHRRPPNFDQLESKTQLFETGIKVIDLLTPYVQGGKIGLFGGAGVGKTVLIQEMIQRVAQDHGGVSVFAGVGERTREGNDLIHEMEEAGVFDKTALVFGQMDEPPGTRLRVALSALTMAEYFRDVQKQDVLLFIDNIFRFTQAGSEVSTLLGRMPSAVGYQPNLADEMGILQERITSTRGHSITSLQAIYVPADDYTDPAPATTFAHLDATTELSREIASKGLYPAVDPLTSTSRILDPRYLGEDHYRVATTVKQILQKNKELQEIIAILGVDELSEEDKITVSRARRIQQFLSQNTYMAKKFTGVEGSTVPLKDTIESFDAIARGDFDHVAEQAFFNVGPITDVEEKWAQIQKENG encoded by the coding sequence ATGACTGACACCGCCACCGTTCCGGCCGCGGCCGAGACGACGGCCGGCGCCGTCGGACGCATCGCTCGCGTCACCGGCCCCGTCGTCGACATCGAGTTCCCGCACGACTCGATCCCCGAGATCTACAACGCGCTCAAGACGACGATCACGATCGGCGACGAGTCCACCGAGATCACGCTCGAGGTCGCTCAGCACCTCGGCGACGACCTCGTTCGCGCCATCGCCCTCAAGCCCACCGACGGTCTCGTCCGTGGCCAGGAGGTCACCGACACGGGTGCAGCCATCTCCGTGCCCGTCGGCGATGTCACCAAGGGCAAGGTCTTCAACGTCATCGGCGAGATCCTGAACGCCGAGCCCGGCGAGAAGATCGAGATCACCGAGCGTTGGCCGATCCACCGTCGTCCGCCGAACTTCGACCAGCTCGAGTCGAAGACGCAGCTCTTCGAGACCGGCATCAAGGTCATCGACCTCCTCACCCCGTATGTGCAGGGTGGAAAGATCGGTCTGTTCGGTGGTGCCGGTGTCGGAAAGACGGTCCTCATCCAGGAGATGATCCAGCGCGTCGCCCAGGACCACGGTGGTGTGTCGGTGTTCGCCGGTGTCGGTGAGCGTACCCGTGAGGGCAACGACCTCATCCACGAGATGGAAGAGGCCGGTGTCTTCGACAAGACGGCCCTCGTCTTCGGCCAGATGGACGAGCCGCCGGGAACGCGTCTTCGCGTTGCACTCTCGGCCCTCACGATGGCCGAGTACTTCCGCGATGTCCAGAAGCAGGACGTCCTCCTCTTCATCGACAACATCTTCCGCTTCACGCAGGCCGGTTCCGAGGTGTCGACCCTTCTCGGTCGTATGCCCTCCGCGGTCGGCTACCAGCCGAACCTCGCCGACGAGATGGGCATCCTCCAGGAGCGCATCACCTCGACGCGCGGTCACTCGATCACGTCGCTGCAGGCCATCTACGTCCCTGCTGACGACTACACCGACCCGGCTCCCGCGACGACGTTCGCGCACCTCGACGCCACGACCGAGCTCTCCCGTGAGATCGCGTCGAAGGGTCTGTACCCGGCCGTCGACCCGCTGACGTCGACGTCGCGCATCCTCGACCCCCGTTACTTGGGCGAGGACCACTACCGCGTCGCCACGACGGTCAAGCAGATCCTCCAGAAGAACAAGGAACTGCAGGAGATCATCGCCATCCTCGGTGTCGACGAGCTCTCCGAGGAAGACAAGATCACGGTGTCGCGTGCGCGCCGTATCCAGCAGTTCCTCTCGCAGAACACCTACATGGCGAAGAAGTTCACCGGTGTCGAGGGTTCGACCGTTCCGCTCAAGGACACCATCGAGTCGTTCGACGCGATCGCTCGCGGCGATTTCGACCACGTGGCCGAGCAGGCGTTCTTCAACGTCGGCCCGATCACCGACGTCGAAGAGAAGTGGGCTCAGATCCAGAAGGAGAACGGCTGA
- a CDS encoding F0F1 ATP synthase subunit epsilon, with protein MAVLSVSVVSADREVWSGEANMVVATTVEGEIGILPGHEPLLAILGSGEVRITLAGGEKIVADASEGFLSVENNTVQVVASQAELV; from the coding sequence ATGGCTGTCCTCTCCGTGAGTGTCGTCTCGGCCGACCGCGAAGTGTGGTCGGGCGAGGCGAACATGGTCGTCGCCACGACCGTCGAGGGCGAGATCGGTATCCTGCCCGGGCACGAACCGCTCTTGGCCATCCTCGGCAGTGGTGAAGTTCGCATCACCCTTGCCGGTGGCGAGAAGATCGTCGCCGACGCCTCCGAGGGTTTCCTCTCGGTCGAGAACAACACCGTCCAGGTGGTGGCCTCGCAGGCAGAGCTGGTCTGA
- a CDS encoding AAA family ATPase: protein MTRLIVMAGLPGSGKSTIGEIIGSRLGAQVVSVDPIESAILRAGIDADQPTGLAAYLVAEEIASTVLASGRSVVVDAVNAVEAARLQWRDLAERSQVELKVIEVFCSDEAVHRERLERRESTLPHLAELTWRAVEQSLEGYASWTGPSSALPRVTVDSTQPLGVNVDIALAFIGA, encoded by the coding sequence GTGACCCGCCTGATCGTCATGGCGGGTCTGCCCGGATCCGGCAAGTCGACGATCGGTGAGATCATCGGCAGCCGCCTCGGTGCGCAGGTCGTCTCGGTCGATCCGATCGAGTCGGCGATCCTGCGCGCCGGTATCGACGCGGATCAGCCGACCGGTCTGGCGGCTTATCTCGTCGCCGAAGAGATCGCGTCGACGGTCCTGGCTTCCGGCCGATCCGTCGTCGTGGATGCGGTGAACGCCGTCGAGGCCGCCCGCCTCCAGTGGCGCGACCTCGCTGAGCGCAGCCAGGTCGAACTCAAGGTCATCGAGGTCTTCTGCTCCGACGAGGCCGTACACCGCGAGCGACTCGAGCGACGCGAGAGCACTCTCCCGCACCTCGCCGAGTTGACGTGGCGCGCTGTCGAGCAGAGCCTCGAGGGCTACGCGTCCTGGACGGGTCCGAGTTCTGCGCTGCCGCGCGTGACCGTCGACTCGACGCAGCCGCTCGGCGTGAACGTCGACATCGCGCTCGCGTTCATCGGCGCGTAG
- a CDS encoding YaaA family protein, whose translation MLILLPPSETKRDGGGAPRLDVTSLAFPRLAPERRVVVKALRELARDDDESARALKLGPQQSHELARNRSFTTSPTMPAIDRFTGVLFDGLEAHTLTEAERSFAGEHVLIHSALLGPVSALDSVPAYRLSHNSRLPGVSLRSHWAAPVAAQIAAHDGLVLDLRSEGYAALGPRPKRDDSVFVRVVSEGDDGRRRALNHFNKKAKGEFTRAVLQQGAAFDTVDDAIDGARSVGWRLERSSDPGELELVVAAH comes from the coding sequence GTGCTGATACTTCTCCCTCCCTCCGAGACGAAGAGGGATGGCGGCGGAGCGCCGCGACTCGACGTCACGTCGCTGGCGTTCCCTCGCCTCGCGCCGGAGCGTCGCGTCGTCGTGAAGGCCCTGCGCGAGCTCGCCCGCGACGACGACGAGAGCGCGCGAGCGCTCAAGCTCGGCCCGCAGCAGTCTCATGAGCTCGCGCGCAACCGGTCATTCACGACGTCGCCCACGATGCCCGCGATCGATCGCTTCACGGGGGTGCTCTTCGACGGTCTCGAGGCGCACACCTTGACCGAGGCGGAGCGTTCCTTCGCCGGCGAACACGTGCTCATCCATTCCGCACTGCTCGGCCCGGTCTCCGCACTCGATTCGGTTCCTGCCTATCGGCTCTCCCACAACTCTCGTCTGCCGGGTGTGTCGCTCCGTTCACACTGGGCTGCTCCCGTCGCGGCGCAGATCGCCGCTCACGACGGCCTCGTCCTCGACCTCCGCTCAGAGGGATACGCGGCTCTCGGCCCGCGCCCGAAGCGCGACGACTCCGTGTTCGTGCGCGTCGTCTCGGAGGGTGATGATGGGCGCAGGCGCGCCCTCAACCACTTCAACAAGAAGGCCAAGGGCGAGTTCACTCGCGCCGTGCTGCAGCAGGGTGCAGCGTTCGACACCGTCGACGACGCGATCGACGGAGCACGCTCGGTGGGCTGGAGACTCGAACGCTCGAGCGATCCGGGCGAGCTCGAACTCGTCGTCGCCGCCCACTGA
- a CDS encoding DNA-3-methyladenine glycosylase I, translating to MSDAAGTTIVTATPPARASLIVGDDGRARCAWSGNDDEYRRYHDDEWGRALRDDRRLFEKISLEGFQAGLSWITILRRREAFRSAFDGFDVARVAAFTTADVDRLVLDASIIRHRGKIEAVISNARATLALDRPLSEVLWQFAPPPGPRPKTLGDVPATTEESAAMSKTLRKLGFRFVGPTTMYALMQSTGMVDDHVVGCFRAENADGTASPS from the coding sequence ATGAGCGACGCCGCAGGAACGACCATCGTCACTGCCACCCCACCGGCGCGCGCCTCACTCATCGTCGGTGACGACGGGCGTGCGCGCTGCGCGTGGTCGGGCAACGACGACGAGTATCGCCGCTATCACGACGACGAATGGGGTCGAGCGCTCCGCGACGACCGCCGACTCTTCGAGAAGATCAGTCTCGAAGGCTTCCAGGCGGGCCTGTCGTGGATCACGATCCTCCGGCGTCGGGAGGCGTTCCGTTCGGCATTCGACGGGTTCGACGTCGCTCGAGTCGCCGCGTTCACGACGGCCGATGTCGATCGGCTCGTCCTCGACGCCTCGATCATCCGCCATCGCGGAAAGATCGAGGCGGTCATCAGCAATGCACGAGCGACGCTCGCTCTCGACCGCCCGCTCTCCGAGGTGTTGTGGCAGTTCGCGCCTCCGCCCGGGCCGCGCCCGAAGACGTTGGGCGATGTCCCCGCGACGACCGAAGAATCCGCGGCCATGAGCAAGACGCTGCGAAAGCTCGGCTTCCGATTCGTCGGTCCGACCACGATGTACGCGCTCATGCAGTCGACGGGGATGGTCGACGATCATGTCGTCGGGTGCTTCCGCGCCGAGAACGCCGACGGAACGGCATCGCCGAGCTGA
- a CDS encoding methylated-DNA--[protein]-cysteine S-methyltransferase: MTESLRLIRLDSPIGRIEVRGTDDLITGLSIERAGTLPHDDLAENPTPALRAAKEQLEEYFAGVRQRFDLPLSLPGTPFQQSVWRELDRLGWGECVSYGQLAEAVGRPGSARAIGGAVGANPIPLLVACHRVLGSNGAVTGYSAGEGVATKLWLLGHEQIIIAA, translated from the coding sequence ATGACCGAATCCCTCCGACTCATCCGCCTCGACAGTCCGATCGGCAGAATCGAAGTCCGCGGCACCGACGACCTCATCACCGGCCTCTCCATCGAGCGGGCGGGAACCCTCCCCCACGACGACCTCGCCGAGAACCCGACGCCCGCGCTCCGTGCCGCGAAGGAGCAGCTCGAGGAGTACTTCGCGGGCGTTCGACAGCGCTTCGACCTTCCGCTCAGCCTTCCGGGAACGCCGTTCCAACAGTCGGTGTGGCGGGAACTCGATCGACTGGGCTGGGGCGAATGCGTCTCGTACGGCCAGCTCGCCGAAGCCGTCGGTCGCCCCGGTTCGGCTCGGGCGATCGGCGGTGCCGTCGGAGCCAACCCCATTCCGCTCCTCGTCGCGTGTCACCGCGTGCTCGGCTCGAACGGAGCCGTCACGGGCTACAGCGCCGGTGAGGGCGTGGCGACGAAGCTCTGGCTGCTCGGCCACGAACAGATCATCATCGCCGCATGA
- a CDS encoding aldo/keto reductase: MADMEYRSLGRSGLRVSAVGLGCNNFGRPGTATETASGTDAVIGAAIDAGITLFDTADMYGGEFGLSETLMGEALVGRRDRIVLATKFGHSGASSPIPSWGARGSRRYVRLAVERSLRRLRTDWIDLYQLHTPDPNTPIEETLAALDELVTEGKVRYIGHSNLAGWQIAEAHLAAQLVGTEAFISAQDEYSLLSRGAEKEVLPAVRHFGLGFLPYFPLYNGLLTGKFSRSGGPADSRIMRQRPHVAEDAPWDVIEEYEAFCAERSVSMLDATFTWMLAQPSLSSVIAGATSAEQVAKNAAAAGAWDATAEDIARIDAIFA; the protein is encoded by the coding sequence ATGGCAGACATGGAATACCGCTCACTCGGCCGCTCCGGACTTCGCGTCTCGGCGGTCGGCCTCGGCTGCAACAACTTCGGGCGCCCCGGAACGGCGACGGAGACCGCTTCCGGCACCGACGCCGTCATCGGCGCGGCGATCGATGCCGGGATCACGCTCTTCGACACCGCGGACATGTACGGCGGCGAGTTCGGCCTGAGCGAGACGCTCATGGGCGAGGCGCTCGTCGGCCGTCGCGATCGCATCGTCCTCGCGACGAAGTTCGGCCACTCCGGGGCATCGTCGCCGATCCCGTCGTGGGGCGCCCGCGGTTCACGTCGATACGTGCGGCTCGCCGTGGAGCGGTCGCTGCGACGTCTTCGGACCGACTGGATCGACCTCTACCAGCTGCACACTCCCGACCCAAACACGCCGATCGAAGAGACGCTCGCTGCACTCGACGAGCTCGTCACCGAGGGGAAGGTGCGCTACATCGGGCACTCCAACCTGGCCGGCTGGCAGATCGCCGAGGCGCACCTCGCAGCGCAGCTCGTGGGTACCGAGGCGTTCATCTCCGCGCAGGACGAGTACAGCCTGCTCTCCCGCGGCGCCGAGAAGGAGGTGCTGCCCGCCGTGCGTCACTTCGGGCTCGGCTTCCTCCCGTACTTCCCTCTCTACAACGGGCTCCTGACGGGCAAGTTCTCGCGCTCGGGCGGTCCGGCCGACTCCCGCATCATGCGGCAGCGCCCCCACGTGGCCGAGGATGCCCCGTGGGATGTCATCGAGGAGTACGAGGCCTTCTGCGCCGAGCGTTCCGTGTCGATGCTCGACGCGACGTTCACGTGGATGCTCGCTCAGCCCTCGCTCTCGTCGGTGATCGCGGGCGCGACGTCGGCCGAGCAAGTCGCCAAGAACGCGGCGGCGGCCGGCGCCTGGGATGCCACGGCGGAGGACATCGCCCGCATCGACGCGATCTTCGCCTGA
- a CDS encoding DUF4192 domain-containing protein: MTILRASAAHDFLALVPTLTGYRSENSIVCVAFRGNRTAAAFRVDLPAPGDGRGERAVIDAVVGLLCRLPEVDAAVPVIYTDSTFADTGIPRARFADRMVEVLGENGFLVRDALCHAADAWGSYLDPECPTRGRSLDLIAGSELSAAATAIRNGDELAGVDSPGILPQVDDRERHRFERVLSRLRRELSGDEEPRVIAQVFALADPSPVPWVEFCATTAVGDLPPVARAWLLELIQSPPTRDQAMVQFAFGELAGLAAVADQEEWESGVDYGADDDLDETVAEILLGRCVMRPDVQRTRSAVELLRLLVASAPRDDRPAPLCMLGWLLWALGRGSAAARVIETALSIDPDYGMARALHTLLGSAVLPEWAFAEASGEAPVT; the protein is encoded by the coding sequence ATGACGATCCTTCGCGCCTCCGCCGCGCACGACTTCCTGGCCCTCGTTCCGACGCTCACGGGCTACCGTTCCGAGAACAGCATCGTCTGCGTCGCCTTCCGCGGCAATCGCACGGCTGCCGCCTTCCGAGTCGATCTACCCGCACCCGGCGACGGGCGCGGTGAGCGCGCCGTCATCGACGCCGTGGTCGGCCTCCTCTGCCGCCTACCCGAGGTCGATGCGGCCGTCCCGGTCATCTACACCGATTCGACGTTCGCCGACACCGGCATCCCCCGGGCGAGGTTCGCCGATCGAATGGTCGAGGTGCTCGGTGAGAACGGGTTCCTCGTGAGAGACGCACTGTGTCACGCAGCCGATGCGTGGGGCTCGTATCTCGATCCCGAGTGCCCGACCCGAGGCCGCAGTCTCGATCTCATCGCCGGCAGCGAGCTCTCGGCCGCGGCCACTGCGATCAGGAACGGCGACGAGCTCGCCGGTGTCGACTCGCCCGGCATCCTTCCGCAGGTCGACGATCGGGAGCGCCATCGCTTCGAGCGGGTGCTCTCTCGATTGCGCCGGGAGTTGAGCGGCGACGAGGAGCCTCGTGTGATCGCTCAGGTGTTCGCTCTCGCGGATCCGTCGCCCGTTCCGTGGGTCGAGTTCTGTGCGACGACGGCTGTCGGCGACCTTCCTCCGGTCGCCCGCGCCTGGCTGCTCGAGCTGATCCAGTCTCCGCCGACGCGTGACCAGGCCATGGTGCAGTTCGCCTTCGGCGAGCTCGCCGGACTCGCCGCGGTCGCCGATCAGGAGGAATGGGAGTCCGGTGTCGACTACGGGGCCGACGACGACCTCGACGAGACGGTCGCGGAGATCCTGCTCGGGAGATGCGTGATGCGGCCGGACGTTCAGCGAACACGTTCCGCCGTCGAACTGCTCCGACTCCTCGTCGCGAGTGCTCCGCGTGACGATCGACCGGCGCCGCTCTGCATGCTCGGGTGGCTGTTGTGGGCGCTCGGGCGGGGGAGTGCTGCGGCACGCGTCATCGAAACGGCGCTGTCGATCGACCCGGACTACGGCATGGCCCGCGCGCTGCACACCCTCCTGGGTTCGGCGGTTCTCCCGGAGTGGGCGTTCGCCGAGGCTTCCGGCGAGGCGCCCGTGACCTGA
- a CDS encoding FHA domain-containing protein, with translation MPSVIRASDDAHKPSWVFVIGQSFIVGVGEPAPEGVVSRLLALVDDPDATIERIVGVIPLAGEDAVESFGLVSFPAPGEADGSDRRITAIVRGTAAIDIHSPGGSRRFDDRGIRPWHLADFTAVTGLALASRHEPLDAHAPGRAVDLRSRRIRATRLEWLREGAESADTEQTDAAIVARTLPRPVGVPWFKAGDVLYSLDGTALIGRRPRRRAEDGDDVVALITLESPASTVSGTHLELRRHGSRIVATDLSSTNGTIAAIGGTRRPLVPGEPQTLGVGATLDLGDGAIVEILPVDADPAGGPSEKKA, from the coding sequence ATGCCGTCGGTCATTCGCGCCTCCGACGATGCGCACAAGCCCTCGTGGGTGTTCGTCATCGGGCAGAGTTTCATCGTGGGGGTGGGTGAGCCCGCGCCGGAAGGCGTCGTCTCGCGCCTCCTCGCGCTCGTCGATGACCCCGACGCGACGATCGAGCGGATCGTCGGGGTGATCCCGCTGGCCGGCGAGGACGCGGTCGAATCGTTCGGCCTCGTCTCGTTCCCTGCGCCGGGCGAAGCGGATGGCAGCGACCGGAGGATCACCGCCATCGTGCGCGGGACGGCTGCCATCGACATCCACTCCCCGGGCGGCTCGCGTCGCTTCGACGACCGCGGAATCAGACCGTGGCATCTCGCCGACTTCACAGCCGTCACCGGACTCGCCCTCGCCTCGCGACATGAGCCTCTCGACGCGCATGCCCCCGGGCGAGCGGTCGACCTCCGGTCTCGTCGGATCCGCGCCACGAGGCTCGAGTGGTTGCGGGAGGGCGCTGAGTCCGCCGACACCGAGCAGACCGACGCAGCGATCGTCGCGCGCACGCTGCCGCGGCCCGTCGGCGTGCCGTGGTTCAAGGCGGGAGATGTGCTCTATTCGCTCGACGGCACGGCACTGATCGGACGCCGGCCCCGACGCCGGGCGGAGGACGGCGACGACGTCGTCGCGCTCATCACACTCGAATCGCCGGCGTCGACGGTATCGGGCACCCACCTCGAACTGCGCCGGCATGGCTCGCGCATCGTGGCGACCGATCTGTCGTCGACCAATGGAACGATCGCCGCCATCGGGGGCACTCGGCGCCCTCTCGTCCCGGGCGAGCCGCAGACCCTCGGTGTCGGTGCCACGCTTGACCTCGGTGACGGTGCTATCGTCGAAATCCTCCCCGTTGATGCGGATCCAGCCGGGGGGCCGAGTGAGAAGAAGGCCTGA
- a CDS encoding PP2C family protein-serine/threonine phosphatase — MTQIGHGNAGHTLHLPDGTRVELAWAALTDTGLRREVNEDSFIADSPIFAVADGMGGHAAGDFASAAVVTRLASHVGESIVGTSEIDASLRAAVDDMRRGAGVTDEGSGTTVTGVAVAVVGGRAAFLVFNIGDSRVYRLRGGELEQLTVDHSIVQELVDAGQITREEADTHPHANVITRAVGFHEAPVPDYRAIPLEAGSRILVCSDGLTKELTPYGIRHFLLANPRPQSAARQLMDAALGNGGRDNVTVVIVDVVDVTAPADADTGIVERTGDVPRD; from the coding sequence GTGACACAGATCGGCCACGGCAACGCCGGGCACACGCTGCACCTGCCTGACGGCACGCGTGTAGAACTCGCGTGGGCCGCACTCACCGACACCGGACTCCGTCGCGAAGTCAACGAAGACAGCTTCATCGCCGACTCGCCGATCTTCGCCGTCGCCGACGGCATGGGCGGCCACGCGGCAGGCGACTTCGCCAGCGCGGCCGTGGTCACTCGACTCGCGTCGCATGTCGGCGAGTCGATCGTCGGTACGAGCGAGATCGATGCGTCGCTCCGGGCCGCGGTCGACGACATGCGCCGCGGCGCGGGCGTCACCGACGAGGGAAGCGGCACCACTGTCACGGGCGTCGCGGTCGCCGTCGTCGGCGGGCGGGCGGCGTTCCTCGTGTTCAACATCGGAGACTCGCGGGTGTATCGCCTGCGCGGAGGCGAGCTCGAACAGCTCACCGTCGACCACTCGATCGTGCAGGAGCTGGTCGATGCCGGGCAGATCACGCGCGAAGAGGCCGACACGCATCCCCACGCGAACGTCATCACGCGCGCCGTCGGCTTTCACGAGGCACCTGTGCCCGACTACCGTGCGATTCCCCTCGAAGCGGGTTCGCGCATCCTCGTCTGCTCCGACGGTCTCACGAAGGAACTCACGCCGTACGGCATCCGTCACTTCCTCCTCGCCAACCCGCGCCCGCAGTCAGCCGCGCGACAGCTGATGGATGCGGCGCTCGGCAATGGGGGGCGTGACAACGTCACGGTCGTCATCGTCGACGTGGTCGACGTCACGGCACCCGCCGACGCCGACACGGGAATCGTCGAGCGCACGGGCGACGTGCCCCGCGACTGA
- a CDS encoding zinc ribbon domain-containing protein has product MNCQICGTPLHPGAMFCGECGSSVQATAASRRRPDPRPSDTSVVERLVPVTTGIISVAVDSVPIPEEPAADDATPLSDADSTTSPRFALQFSTGEKVTVFGTGLIGRRPLGAPGERFDHLVQIADRSLSVSKTHVEFGEHEGTLWVADRFSGNGTIVRHLDGTAVRCEPGRRYLVPRGSRVELAEQSFVVS; this is encoded by the coding sequence GTGAATTGTCAGATCTGCGGCACGCCGTTGCACCCCGGAGCGATGTTCTGCGGCGAGTGCGGAAGCTCGGTCCAGGCGACCGCGGCATCACGTCGTCGGCCCGACCCGCGCCCCTCCGACACGAGCGTCGTCGAACGCCTCGTGCCCGTCACGACCGGCATCATCAGTGTCGCCGTCGATTCCGTGCCGATACCCGAGGAGCCCGCTGCGGACGACGCCACGCCTCTGTCCGACGCCGACTCGACCACCTCGCCTCGGTTCGCCCTGCAGTTCAGCACGGGTGAGAAGGTGACGGTGTTCGGAACGGGCCTCATCGGCCGCCGGCCTCTCGGTGCGCCCGGCGAGCGGTTCGATCACCTCGTCCAGATCGCCGACCGCTCGCTCTCGGTCTCGAAGACCCACGTCGAGTTCGGAGAGCACGAGGGCACTCTGTGGGTCGCCGACCGTTTCTCGGGTAACGGCACGATCGTGCGTCATCTCGATGGCACGGCTGTGCGGTGCGAACCGGGCCGCCGCTATCTCGTGCCGCGCGGCTCACGCGTCGAACTCGCCGAACAGTCGTTCGTCGTCAGCTGA